From Halomarina ordinaria:
GCCCTCCTCGACCATCTCCTCCAGGAGCCACCACGCCAGTTCGACGTGGCTGTCCTTCACGACGTAGAACTCCTCGGGAACGCCGAGGGCCTGTAGTTGAGTCTCGGTGAGCCACGTCTTGCCGTAGACGAGCGTCCCGTCGTCGGTCACCTCGTCGAACTCGCGGCCGACGTTCTTCGCCATGCGCTTCAGGCGATTGCGGTGCTGGGCGGCGTCCTTGAAGACGCTCGTACAGAAGTACACCTTCGGGTGGTCGCCCATCTCCTCTAAGACGTCGTGGCTCCCCTCGACGGCGCTCATGTGGCCCTCGCGGAGTTCGAAGCCCTGTTCCTGCATCCGGCGGTAGTTCCCGTCGCTCATCTCGAACTCGTTGACGTTGCAGAAGTCGGCGGCCCCCTCGTCGAGGAAGTCGAGGAACTCCCGCTCGCCGCGGATGCCGGGAATCTCGAAGGCGGGCGTCAGCCCCTCCTCGCGGGCGACGTAGAGGATGTCCTCCCACTCGGTCCCGTGCATCTCGCCCCACAGTTCGTAGGGGGGGTGGAAGCGAATCTCGTCGAGGCCCGCCTCCGAGAGGCGGCGCATGTTCTCCCGGCCGCCGGTGATGCCCGTGTAGAGGTGGGTGTGGTGGTCCTCGCCGAACTCGTCTTTGAGCAGCGAGAGGTACCGACAGGTCTTCTCCATCGCCTCCTGGGGTTCGCCGCCGGTGATGGAGGTGCCGAGGGCGTCCATGCGTTTCGCCTCCTCTACGACGTCCGCGTCGGACTCGACGAGGCGCTCGTTGGCGTAGACGTCGGTGACGTTCTTGCGGTTCTCGCCGAGGGGGCAGTAGAAGCAGTCACGCTGGTCGCAGTAGCCGTAGACGAACAGCACCATCTTGCCGCCCATCGCGCACTGCTCACAGCCCCTGGAGATCATTCACCGGTGCTTCGCCGTCGAGAGGCAAAAATCGTCCGTTACGTCGACGGCCCCTCGTTCTCCTTCCAGACCGTGACGACCGTCCGTCCGAGCGACGACTCCTCCAGCGCGGGTTCGAGCGCCGACCACTCCGCCCCCGGGTCGACGTCCGGCGCCTCCGGGAGTCCGTAGAGGCGCATCCCGTAGACGTGCCGCCCGTCGCCTTCCGGGGGGCAGGGGCCGACGTAGCCGACGCTCCCCGAACTGTTGACCCCCTGCGAGACGGTGACCGTCTCCTCGACGCCGCCGGCGTCCGTCTCGAACTCCACGCGCTCGCGGGTCGCGACACCCGCCGGTATCGTCGAGATGGTCGCCGGGAGGTCCCACAGCGTCCAGTGGACGAACGGTTCGGGTCGGACGGAGGTGTCGAGGAAGACGACCGCGAGCGAGTCGACGGCCGGCGCGATAGAGGTCATGATGAGTTCGGGCGAGATGTCGGTCCCGTCACAGGTGTGGCGCGCCGGGAGGGTCTTGTCCTCGCGCAGCGCCGCCACCTCGAAGGAGATGTCCGGGGGGACGCCCTCCCCCCCGTCGGACGCGTTCTCCCCCGGTCCGGTGGTCTCGGAACTGCTCGTACAGCCGGCGAGCACTCCTGACAGCGCGGCGGCACCGACGAGAAAGCCCCGTCTATCCATATGGTTCCACTACGGTCCGCCCGGACTTCAACCCCACCGACCCGCCGCCAGCCACGAAGTATTTACCGTCCTTCGTCGGAGTGGACTCCATGACGATGTCACGTCGTCGCTTCGTGGCTGGGGCGACGGGAACCACAGCGCTGGCTGCGCTCGCGGGCTGTCTCGGCGTCATCACCGGCAGCGAGGCACTCACCTTCGACGCGCGCCCCGCGACCCTCCCGGAGTCGGCGCGCGAGGGGACGGGCTACGAGGAGGACGACGTCTCCCGGATGACCGTCACCCGCGAGGTCTCTGCCGCCGGACAGACCCGGGAGGTGGAGGCGAACAACGTCCTCGCGCAGTACGACAAGGGCGTCGACCTCCCGATGATCGGGCGCCTGCGCGCGGCCGTCTTCACCGTCCTCAGCACCCCCAAGGTCGACGTCCTCGGCCGGACGTTCAACCCGGTCGCGGACATGTCGACGGACGAACTCGTTGAGATGGTCCAGCGACGCTACGAGAACGTCCAGAACGTCGAGCGCGTCGACTCGCGCACCGTGTCCCTGCTCGGCGAGGAGACGAACGCCGTCCGCTACCGGGCCGACGCGACGCTCGCGGAGGAGTCGGCCACCGCCGAGGTCCACCTCACCGTCACCGAGGCGGTGGGCGCGGGCGAGGACTTCGTGCTCTGTTTCGCCGGCTCCCCCACGTTCCTCGACGAGCAGGAGACGGTGACGACGTTCATCGAGGCGACCGAGCACGAACCGTAACCGGCCGACCCCAAAGAGAAATTACCGACGGAGGGCATACTCACGCTCGAATGCTGCTGGTGTTGTGCGTCGACCTCGACGACGACCTCGGGCGAAAGACCGGCTTCGAGACGCCGGTCGTCGGCCGCGAGGCGGTCGAGGAGGCGGCCGTCGCGCTCGCGACCGCAGACCCCGAAGACAGCGACGTGAACGTCCTCTTCGAGGGGGTCCACCTCTACGACGCCATCGACGACGTGGCGTGCGAGGTGGCGGTCGTCACCGGGACCAACGGGAACGACGTCGCCGCCAACCGGAAGGTCGGCGAGGAGGTCGACACGGTCCTCGCGCGCCTCTCGACCGGCGAGGACGTCCGCGCGCTGGTCGTGACCGACGGCGCGCAGGACGAGTCGGTCATCCCCGTCATCCGCTCGCGGGTCCCCATCGACGGCGTCCGCCGCGTCGTCGTCCGCCAGGCCCAGGACCTCGAGTCGATGTACTACACCATCAAGCAGGTGCTGAACGACCCGGAGACCCGCGGTACCATCCTCGTCCCGCTCGGCGTCCTCCTGCTCATCTACCCGCTCATCGAACTCGCCGACCGCCTCGCGCTCCCGGGGGCGACCTTCGGCGTCATCAGCGGGCTGTTCGGCCTCTACCTGCTGTTTCGGGGCCTCGGCGTCGAGCGCTCCATCGACCGGACGGTCGAGCGCGCGCGCACCGGCCTCTACACCGGCCGGGTCACGCTCATCACCTACGTCGTCGCGGCGGCGCTCATCGCCATCGGCGGAGCGGGCGGCGTCGAGGAACTCACGCGCGTCGGGCAGTCCGTCCCCGTCGAGGGGACGCTCGGCATCCCGAACGCCGTCGCCGCCGTCGTCCACGGCGCGGTCCACTGGTTCGCCGCGGCGGGCGTCGTCGCCAGCCTCGGGCGCATCACCGACGAGTACCTCCACGGCGGCTTCGAGTGGCGCTACTGCAACGCGCCGTTCTACGTCCTCGCCATCGCGGCCGTCCTCCACGGCGTGAGCGCCTACTTACTCGGCGTCGAGGGGGCGTCGTACCTCGCGGCCGCGCTCACCGTCGGCACGCTCCTCGGCGTGGTGAGCACGCTCGCGTTCGCCATCGCGGAGTCGCGCTTCCCCCGCGACCGGGAGGACGCGCCGGTCTGAATTCGCCGGGCCGAATCGGGGCGTCGACGCTACTCGTCGACGTAGCGGAACCAGTCGTCGTGGTCGTCGGTGCGTCGCTCGACGAGGTCGAAGAACGCCGACTGGAGGTCCTCGGTGACGGGGCCGCGCGTCCCCTCGCCGATGACGTTGTCGTCGACGGTCCGGATGGGCGTGACTTCGGCGGCCGTCCCGGTGAAGAACAGTTCGTCGGCGGTGTACAGTTCCCCGCGGCTGATGGTCGCCTCGTCGTGGACAGCGTAGCCGCGCTCGCGGGCGAGTTCGATGACCGTCTTGCGGGTGATGCCGTCGAGGATGGACTCGGCGAGGCCGGGCGTGTAGATGACGCCGTCGTTCACCACGAAGATGTTCTCGCCGGGCCCCTCCGCGACGTTCCCCTCCTTGTTGAGGACGATGGCCTCGACGTAGCCGTTCGAGCGGGCCTCCTCGCCCGCCAGCAGGCTGTTGATGTACGGGCCCGTCGCCTTCGCGTTCGTGGGAATCTGGCTGGAGGCGTGCTTGCGCCACGAGGAGACCATCACGTCGACGCCCTCCTCGAGCGCCTCGTCGCCGAGGTACGCCCCCCACGGCCAGCAGGCGATCATCGTCCGCGTCGGGCAGTCGCCCGGCGAGACGCCGAGGCTGTTGTAGCCGTAGAACGCCAGCGGGCGGATGTAACACGAGTCGAGGTCCTGTCGGCGGATGAGTTCGAGCGTCGCCTCGGTCAGTTCCTCGCGCGAGTGGTCGATCTCGAGGCCGTAGGGCTTGCCCGAGTCGAACAGGCGGTCGAGGTGTTCCTCCCAGCGGAAGATGGCCGGCCCGCGCTCGGTGTCGTAACAGCGCACCCCCTCGAAGACGCCCGTCCCGTAGTGGAGGGCGTGACTCAAGACGTGAATCTGCGCGTCCTCCCAGTCGACGAACTCACCATCCATCCAGATGGTGTCGACGTCCATGTCGGCGAATGCCATATCCCTCACTGCGCGTCGGCACTATTGAGTGTTGGCGATTATTGCGCACCGGAGGAGACGACCGCAGTGCGCCGATTCACACCATCTCGCGAGGACGACGCCCACGAGTCACGGTCCCTACGCGAGTCGGTCGAGCAGCGCCGCGCCCTCGACGTACTGCAGGCCGTGACGGGCGGCGTACGCACGGGCGTCGGCGGGCGGGAGGGCGGCGCCCGTCTCGTCGTCGAGCATCTCGCAGACCACGACCGCCGGCGCTCGACCGGCCTCGGCGGCGAGCGCGATGCCGAGTTCGGTGTGCCCCTCGCGGTCGACGAGCAGGTCGGGCGCGGCCCGGAGGAGGTGGACGTGGCCGGGCGCGCGGAACTCCTCGGCGAACGCGACCGACGTGGGGTCGGCGGCCGCCCGGCCGAGTTCGACGATGGTGCGCGCGCGGTCCTCGTCGGTGATGCCGGTGAACGTCTCGCGGTGGTTCACCGTCAGCGAGAACGACGAGCGCTCGTCGTAGCGCAGGTCGTGGTCGTCGCTCGCGGGGTGGTCGAGGACGTCCTGGATGAACGGGAGGTCGAAGGCGCGACAGACCGCGTCCGAGAGCGCGACGCAGACCAGCCCCCCGGCGTCGTTGCGCAGCCGGGCGAGGGCCGCCGGCGTCACCGCCTCGGCCGGGTAGACGAGGTCCGTCTCGCCCTCGCGGTCCGCCGCGTCGTGGACGAGGACGGGGTCGCCGCGCCGGAACGCGGCCACCACGTCGTCGACGGCGTCGGCGCGCTGCATCTCAGGCACCTCCCTCGCCCTCGCCCTCGCCCTCGACGTGGACGGTCACGCGCTCGCCGTCGTCGACGCCGAGTTCGTCGCGCAGGCGGTCCGGCGCGATGAGTTCGAGCTGGTCGGCGTCGTGGTGGGTCCGCTCGGGGGCGATGGCGTGGGCGGGGCCGTAGCGCGTCCCGTCGCGCTCGACGACCACGGGCCAGCAGAACGCCGGGCCGTAGGTGCGCTCGTCGTCCTCCCACCCCTCGATGCGGACCGGGTCGAGCGCGTCCATCGCCGCCCGCGAGCGCGTCGACGCCTCGTCGAGTTCGACGTTGAGCGTCCCCGGGAACGGCTCGTAGCCGAGTTTCTCCTCGAACTGTCGCTTGTACCCCGAGAGCGAGATGTAGTGACGCCCCTCGCCCATCCCGCTGGTCACCGTCCCGGCGAGGGTGAGCGAGCGGTCGGCCTCGAACAGGCGGCGGTAGTCGGCGTACTCGCGTTCGAGCGTCCGGCGCCCCGCGTCGGTGGCGGCGACGAACTGTCCGTCGGCGAACAGTTCGCGCTCGACGAGACCGGCGTCCTCGAGGGTCTGGAGGCGCCGGGAGGCCGTCTGCGTGGACACGTCGAGGCGCTCGGCGAGCCCCGCGCAGGTGACGCGCGCGCGGTCGTCGAGCGCGCCCCGGAGCGCGAGGACCTTCAGCGTCTCGCGGGCGTCCGCCCCGACCGCGAGCGATGGTTCTGCCATGCCCACACTCGGGTCGTGAGCCGCATAAGCGTACCGAATACGGTACGCGTCTCAATTCTGGAACAGCACGGGAAGAGCGGCAGTTGCCGTCGTCGAGATGTCGGGGCTCGTGCGGGTAAGCCTGCCGGCTCGGCGCAGGGAGTAACGAAACCCGTTTACCGGCCCCCGGGCAAGCCGGGGTATGTTCCTTCCCTTCCGTGACGAGGTCCGGGCCGTCCTGACCGACGCGCTCGACGCGCAGGGGTACGAGCCGTCGGACCTCGGTATCGAGGAACCACCGACGGACGTCGACGCCGTCCTGGCGTCGAGCGTCGCCTTCCGCCTCGCGAGCGAGGCCGGCGCCCCCCCACCGCGGGTGGCCGCCGAACTGGTCGAAGCCATCGACACCGCCGACACCGAGTACGTCGGGAACGTCGTCGCCCAGGGGCCGTACGTCAACTTCCTTCCGAGCGAGGCGTACTTCGCCGACACGCTCGCCGCCGCGCAGGACGAGGCGTTCGGCGACCTCCCCGACCGCGGCGAGTCGGTCGTCGTCGAACACACCTCCGCGAACCCGACCGGCCCCGTCCACGTCGGCCGGGCGCGCAACCCCATCGTCGGCGACGCCGTCGCCAACGTCCTCGACCTCGCCGGCTACGACGTCGAGCGCCACTACTACGTCAACGACGCCGGCCGGCAGGTGGCGGTGTTCACCTGGGCCTACGAGACGTTCGACGAGGGCGACCTCCCGCCGCCCGAGCGCGACCGCGTCGAGTACGACCTCGTGCGCTACTATCGCAAGGGCAACGCGTTCCTCGACGCGGCCGACCCCGATGAGGTCGAGGCCGCGGAGGCGGAGATACAGGCCATCCTGCAGGGGCTGGAGGAGGGCGACGAGGCGACCTACGAGCGCGTCTCGGCCGTCGTCGACGACGTGCTCGCCGGGATGCGCGAGTGTCTGGCGCGCCTGCCCGCGGCGTTCGACGAGTTCGTCAAGGAGACGCGCTTCATGTTCGACGGGGCGACCCAGGACGTCGCCGACCGCCTCCGAGACACCGAGTACGCCTACCTGGAGGAGGGGGCCTGGCAACTCGACCTCTCGCCGTGGGGCTTCGAGAAGGACCTCGTCTTCCTGCGGTCCGACGGGACCTCCCTCTACACGACCCGCGACCTCGCGCACCACGAGTGGAAGTTCGAGAACTACGACCGCGCGGTCACCGTCCTCGGCGAGGACCACCGTCTGCAGGCCGAACAGCTCGACCGGGCGCTCCAGGTCCTCGGCAACGACACCGATGCGCTCTCACAGGTGTTCTTCGGCTGGGTGAACCTCCCCGGCGGCGAGAGCATGTCCACCCGGCAGGGGACCGGCGTCGACCTCGACGACCTGCTCGACGAGGCCATCGCCCGCGCCCGCGACGAGGTCGAGTCCCGCCTCGACACCCGCATCCGCGACGACGACCTCACCGAGGCGGACGTCGAGCGCATCGCCCACCAGGTCGGCATCGGCGCCGTCCGCTACGACATCATCTCCAAACAGCCCCAGAAGGGCATCACCTTCGAGTGGGACCGGGCGCTCGACTTCGAGGCGCAGTCGGCACCCTACGTCCAGTACGTCCACGCCCGCGCCTGCGGCATCGTCGAGGAGGCGCGCGCGGCGGGCGTCGACCCGGCGCTCGACGCCGCCCACCTCGTCACCGAGGAGGAGCGCGACCTCCTGCGCGTCGTCGCGCGCTTCCCGGGGGCGGTCGACCGCGCCGCGTCGGACCTCGAACCCCACCGCATCGCGACCTACACCCGCGAGTTCGCCGAGACGTTCAACGCCTTCTACCGCGAGTGCTCGGTGCTCAACGCGGACAGCGAGGCGGTGGCGGCGGCCCGTCTCGCGCTCGTCGTCGCGGCCCGGAACACCGTCGCTCGCGCCCTCGGCACCCTGGGCGTCGCGGCGCCCACCTCAATGTAGACCGGGGACGAGGAGGCCGCTCCCCCCGGTCAGCCCGCCGAGGAGGACGACGGCCCCTGCGCCCGCCCCGAGCGCGAGGAGCAAGAACAGGAGCACCCAGCGGAGGGGGACAACTTCGTCTGCCATGGCGTTAGCTCCCGTACCCTCCCACATAGTGGTATCGCCATCCCTCCGAGAACGCCGCTCGCGCCGGAGGGCGTCGACCGGTTCGAGACGCTCGCTCGCGGTGAATCGCGGGCGACCTGCCCCGGAGGTGGCGGTGCAAAGGGTACTTACCTCTGATTCGTCTAGGTGGGGTAATGAGCCAGCAGCAGGAGGAGTCGCACTCCGACCGCCGAAAGTACGAGTTCAAGAAGGTCATCGAGGACCTTCGGGAGTACAAGGGGTCAGGAACGCAACTCGTCTCCATCTACGTCCCGGAGGACCGCCAGATATCGGACGTGGTGGCCCACGTCACGCAGGAACACAGCGAGGCGTCGAACATCAAGTCGAAGCAGACGCGCACCGCGGTCCAGGACGCGCTCACCAGCATCAAGGACCGCCTGCGCTACTACAAGACGCCGCCCGAGAAGGGGATGGTGCTGTTCTCGGGGGCCATCAACACCGGCGGCGGCCAGACCGACATGGTGACGAAGGTCCTCGAAGAGCCGCCGGAACCCATCCAGTCGTTCGTCTACCACTGCGACTCGGAGTTCCTCACCGAGCCGCTGGAGGAGATGCTCGGCGAGAAGGGGCTCTACGGGCTCGTCGTCCTCGACCGCCGCGAGGCGAACGTCGGCTGGCTGAAGGGCAAGCGCATCGAGCCGGTGAAGTCGGCGTCCTCGCTCGTCCCCGGCAAGCAGCGGAAAGGTGGCCAGTCAGCACAGCGGTTCCACCGCCTGCGCCTCGAGGCCATCGACAACTTCTACCAGGAGGTCGCCGGGATGGCCGACGACCTGTTCGTCCCCGACCGCCACGAGATGGACGGCATCCTCGTGGGCGGGCCCTCGCCGACGAAGGACGAGTTCCTCGACGGCGAGTACCTCCACCACGAACTGCAGGACCTCGTCCTCGGCAAGTTCGACGTCTCCTACACCGACGAGTCGGGTCTCTCGGACCTCGTCGACGCGGCACAGGAGGTCCTCGCCGAGACGGAGGTGATGAAGGACAAGCGGGAGATGGACGAGTTCTTCAAACAGCTCCACGACGGCGACCTCGCCACCTACGGCTTCGAGCCCACCCGGCGGAACCTCGTCATGGGGTCGGTCGACCGCCTGCTCATCAGCGAGGACGTCCGCCGCGACGTCGTCACCTACACCTGTCCGAACGGCCACGAGGAGCGCGAGGTCCTCGACCGCCGGAAGAACACCCCCGACCACAGCTGCGAGGAGTGCGGCGAGGCCGTCCCGGCCGAGGAGGGCGAGCGCGAGGACCTCATCGAACACCTGATGGACATCGCCGACCAGCGCGGCACGGAGACGAAGTTCATCTCCACGGACTTCGAGAAGGGCGAACAGCTCTACACCGCCTTCGGCGGCGTCGCCGGCATCCTGCGCTACGAGACCGGCATCTAAACCCTCCGACCTCCTGCGACGCGGGCACTCCTCTCGCGACGGCCGGCGCTCGCGGCCGCGAACGTCGCCGTCCTCCGGGTTCGCCCCCTCGACCCGCGGTCCGCGAACCGGAGAAACGATTAACCGATGACACGACGAACCACGAAGCCATGCGTCGACTGGGACTGTTTCACCGACCGGCCGTGGTCGCCCCCCGCGCGACCGAGACGACCGGGCGAGCGTAGCGCCGTGTGTTCGCCCTCCGACTACCGGACTCGACCGTGACGCGGCGAACGCGTCGTACGGACTCGACAGACCGCCCGGTGCGTCTCGCCCTGCTGACCGGCACGGACGACCTCCCGACGTGGCTCCTCGCGGCCCTCGACCGCGCGGTCGAGGGTGGCGGCGCCGAACTCTCGCTCGTCGTCCGCGCCCGTGACCCGCCCGAGCTATCGGACGGGGGGCACAGCGAGCGGTCCCCGCTGTGGAGCCGGTCGCTCCGGCACCTCCGGACCAGGCCGCCCCTCGAGTTC
This genomic window contains:
- a CDS encoding branched-chain amino acid transaminase, producing MAFADMDVDTIWMDGEFVDWEDAQIHVLSHALHYGTGVFEGVRCYDTERGPAIFRWEEHLDRLFDSGKPYGLEIDHSREELTEATLELIRRQDLDSCYIRPLAFYGYNSLGVSPGDCPTRTMIACWPWGAYLGDEALEEGVDVMVSSWRKHASSQIPTNAKATGPYINSLLAGEEARSNGYVEAIVLNKEGNVAEGPGENIFVVNDGVIYTPGLAESILDGITRKTVIELARERGYAVHDEATISRGELYTADELFFTGTAAEVTPIRTVDDNVIGEGTRGPVTEDLQSAFFDLVERRTDDHDDWFRYVDE
- the argS gene encoding arginine--tRNA ligase — its product is MFLPFRDEVRAVLTDALDAQGYEPSDLGIEEPPTDVDAVLASSVAFRLASEAGAPPPRVAAELVEAIDTADTEYVGNVVAQGPYVNFLPSEAYFADTLAAAQDEAFGDLPDRGESVVVEHTSANPTGPVHVGRARNPIVGDAVANVLDLAGYDVERHYYVNDAGRQVAVFTWAYETFDEGDLPPPERDRVEYDLVRYYRKGNAFLDAADPDEVEAAEAEIQAILQGLEEGDEATYERVSAVVDDVLAGMRECLARLPAAFDEFVKETRFMFDGATQDVADRLRDTEYAYLEEGAWQLDLSPWGFEKDLVFLRSDGTSLYTTRDLAHHEWKFENYDRAVTVLGEDHRLQAEQLDRALQVLGNDTDALSQVFFGWVNLPGGESMSTRQGTGVDLDDLLDEAIARARDEVESRLDTRIRDDDLTEADVERIAHQVGIGAVRYDIISKQPQKGITFEWDRALDFEAQSAPYVQYVHARACGIVEEARAAGVDPALDAAHLVTEEERDLLRVVARFPGAVDRAASDLEPHRIATYTREFAETFNAFYRECSVLNADSEAVAAARLALVVAARNTVARALGTLGVAAPTSM
- a CDS encoding YbhB/YbcL family Raf kinase inhibitor-like protein — encoded protein: MDRRGFLVGAAALSGVLAGCTSSSETTGPGENASDGGEGVPPDISFEVAALREDKTLPARHTCDGTDISPELIMTSIAPAVDSLAVVFLDTSVRPEPFVHWTLWDLPATISTIPAGVATRERVEFETDAGGVEETVTVSQGVNSSGSVGYVGPCPPEGDGRHVYGMRLYGLPEAPDVDPGAEWSALEPALEESSLGRTVVTVWKENEGPST
- a CDS encoding DUF120 domain-containing protein, whose product is MAEPSLAVGADARETLKVLALRGALDDRARVTCAGLAERLDVSTQTASRRLQTLEDAGLVERELFADGQFVAATDAGRRTLEREYADYRRLFEADRSLTLAGTVTSGMGEGRHYISLSGYKRQFEEKLGYEPFPGTLNVELDEASTRSRAAMDALDPVRIEGWEDDERTYGPAFCWPVVVERDGTRYGPAHAIAPERTHHDADQLELIAPDRLRDELGVDDGERVTVHVEGEGEGEGGA
- the prf1 gene encoding peptide chain release factor aRF-1 is translated as MSQQQEESHSDRRKYEFKKVIEDLREYKGSGTQLVSIYVPEDRQISDVVAHVTQEHSEASNIKSKQTRTAVQDALTSIKDRLRYYKTPPEKGMVLFSGAINTGGGQTDMVTKVLEEPPEPIQSFVYHCDSEFLTEPLEEMLGEKGLYGLVVLDRREANVGWLKGKRIEPVKSASSLVPGKQRKGGQSAQRFHRLRLEAIDNFYQEVAGMADDLFVPDRHEMDGILVGGPSPTKDEFLDGEYLHHELQDLVLGKFDVSYTDESGLSDLVDAAQEVLAETEVMKDKREMDEFFKQLHDGDLATYGFEPTRRNLVMGSVDRLLISEDVRRDVVTYTCPNGHEEREVLDRRKNTPDHSCEECGEAVPAEEGEREDLIEHLMDIADQRGTETKFISTDFEKGEQLYTAFGGVAGILRYETGI
- a CDS encoding DUF373 family protein; protein product: MLLVLCVDLDDDLGRKTGFETPVVGREAVEEAAVALATADPEDSDVNVLFEGVHLYDAIDDVACEVAVVTGTNGNDVAANRKVGEEVDTVLARLSTGEDVRALVVTDGAQDESVIPVIRSRVPIDGVRRVVVRQAQDLESMYYTIKQVLNDPETRGTILVPLGVLLLIYPLIELADRLALPGATFGVISGLFGLYLLFRGLGVERSIDRTVERARTGLYTGRVTLITYVVAAALIAIGGAGGVEELTRVGQSVPVEGTLGIPNAVAAVVHGAVHWFAAAGVVASLGRITDEYLHGGFEWRYCNAPFYVLAIAAVLHGVSAYLLGVEGASYLAAALTVGTLLGVVSTLAFAIAESRFPRDREDAPV
- a CDS encoding radical SAM protein — protein: MISRGCEQCAMGGKMVLFVYGYCDQRDCFYCPLGENRKNVTDVYANERLVESDADVVEEAKRMDALGTSITGGEPQEAMEKTCRYLSLLKDEFGEDHHTHLYTGITGGRENMRRLSEAGLDEIRFHPPYELWGEMHGTEWEDILYVAREEGLTPAFEIPGIRGEREFLDFLDEGAADFCNVNEFEMSDGNYRRMQEQGFELREGHMSAVEGSHDVLEEMGDHPKVYFCTSVFKDAAQHRNRLKRMAKNVGREFDEVTDDGTLVYGKTWLTETQLQALGVPEEFYVVKDSHVELAWWLLEEMVEEGDAEQGEIVEQYPTYDGTVVERTPLA
- a CDS encoding DUF6517 family protein, which translates into the protein MTMSRRRFVAGATGTTALAALAGCLGVITGSEALTFDARPATLPESAREGTGYEEDDVSRMTVTREVSAAGQTREVEANNVLAQYDKGVDLPMIGRLRAAVFTVLSTPKVDVLGRTFNPVADMSTDELVEMVQRRYENVQNVERVDSRTVSLLGEETNAVRYRADATLAEESATAEVHLTVTEAVGAGEDFVLCFAGSPTFLDEQETVTTFIEATEHEP
- the ribB gene encoding 3,4-dihydroxy-2-butanone-4-phosphate synthase, yielding MQRADAVDDVVAAFRRGDPVLVHDAADREGETDLVYPAEAVTPAALARLRNDAGGLVCVALSDAVCRAFDLPFIQDVLDHPASDDHDLRYDERSSFSLTVNHRETFTGITDEDRARTIVELGRAAADPTSVAFAEEFRAPGHVHLLRAAPDLLVDREGHTELGIALAAEAGRAPAVVVCEMLDDETGAALPPADARAYAARHGLQYVEGAALLDRLA